The Apibacter raozihei genome contains a region encoding:
- the queG gene encoding tRNA epoxyqueuosine(34) reductase QueG, which produces MNKEELTKFIKSKAFEYSFLDCGISKSGFLEEEAPNLELWLNKGYQGKMHYLEKNFDKRLNPSLLVEGAKSVISFLYNYYPEHKQNSDSYKIAKYAYGKDYHTVIKEKLGQLVLEIQKHIGEFTYRVFTDSAPVMERTWAKKSGLGWIGKNSLLLSKQKGSFFFLAEIICDLELEYDYPLKTDHCGSCTRCIDACPTQAIVKNGVIDANKCISYLTIELKDQIPEEFKGKMQDWIFGCDVCQDVCPWNRFSKQHSEPQFEPPPELLHFTRKDWQDLQQEAFSNLFKGSAVKRTKFTGFKRNIDFNKDE; this is translated from the coding sequence TTGAATAAAGAGGAGTTAACTAAATTTATCAAATCAAAAGCCTTTGAATATTCTTTTTTAGACTGTGGAATATCGAAATCCGGTTTTCTCGAAGAAGAAGCACCTAATTTAGAATTATGGTTAAACAAAGGCTATCAAGGTAAAATGCATTACCTTGAAAAAAACTTTGATAAAAGATTGAATCCCTCCTTATTAGTTGAAGGTGCAAAATCTGTTATTTCATTTTTATATAATTATTATCCTGAACATAAACAGAACTCAGATTCATATAAAATTGCGAAATATGCGTATGGTAAAGATTATCATACAGTCATAAAAGAAAAACTTGGTCAGTTAGTCTTAGAAATTCAAAAACATATTGGAGAATTCACATATAGGGTTTTTACCGATTCAGCACCTGTAATGGAGAGAACTTGGGCAAAAAAGTCAGGTTTAGGTTGGATTGGGAAAAATTCACTGTTGCTATCTAAACAAAAAGGATCTTTTTTCTTTTTAGCTGAGATAATTTGTGATTTAGAGCTTGAGTATGATTATCCACTTAAAACAGATCATTGTGGGAGCTGCACCCGTTGCATAGATGCTTGTCCTACTCAGGCAATTGTTAAAAATGGAGTTATAGATGCAAATAAATGTATTTCATATCTTACCATTGAACTGAAAGACCAAATCCCAGAAGAATTTAAAGGTAAAATGCAGGATTGGATTTTTGGATGTGATGTATGTCAGGATGTTTGTCCTTGGAATAGATTTTCAAAACAGCATTCGGAGCCTCAATTTGAACCACCTCCGGAATTACTTCATTTTACTCGTAAAGATTGGCAGGATTTACAACAAGAAGCTTTTAGTAATCTTTTTAAAGGATCTGCTGTCAAAAGAACAAAATTTACAGGTTTTAAGAGAAATATTGATTTTAATAAAGATGAGTAA